From a region of the Candidatus Pantoea bituminis genome:
- the rarD gene encoding EamA family transporter RarD codes for MDTQQTRQGIGFALGAYFIWGIAPAYFKLVKEVPPTEIMTHRVIWSALFMLLLITLSRSWGVVRGVLRQPKKVLILAATALTIGGNWLLFIWAVNNQHMLEASLGYFINPLINVVFGMLFLRERFRRLQWLAVFLATLGVVVQLWQFGSLPIIALGLALSFSFYGLVRKKIQVDAQSGMLIETLWLFPLAAIYLFGFADSSTSHLGANPMSLNIKLIAAGIITTIPLMLFAAACSRLRLSTVGFFQYLGPTLMFLLAVLFYGETITPDKMVTFGFIWLALLVFVYDAVSTSIRARSRVGVA; via the coding sequence ATGGATACGCAACAAACGCGCCAGGGCATTGGCTTTGCTCTTGGCGCTTATTTTATTTGGGGCATCGCACCCGCCTATTTCAAACTGGTAAAAGAAGTCCCACCGACTGAAATCATGACGCATCGGGTGATCTGGTCTGCACTGTTTATGTTGCTTTTGATCACCCTAAGCCGCAGTTGGGGAGTCGTTCGCGGTGTATTACGTCAGCCCAAAAAAGTGCTGATTTTAGCGGCCACCGCGCTGACTATCGGCGGCAACTGGCTACTGTTCATCTGGGCGGTAAATAATCAGCACATGCTGGAAGCCAGCCTTGGCTACTTTATTAATCCGCTGATCAACGTGGTATTCGGCATGCTGTTTCTGCGCGAGCGCTTCCGTCGTCTGCAATGGCTGGCGGTATTTCTGGCGACGCTGGGTGTTGTCGTGCAGCTGTGGCAGTTTGGATCGCTGCCCATTATCGCGCTGGGCCTGGCCTTGAGCTTCTCTTTTTACGGTCTGGTGCGTAAAAAGATTCAGGTTGATGCGCAGAGCGGAATGTTGATCGAAACGCTGTGGCTGTTTCCGCTGGCGGCAATTTACCTGTTTGGTTTTGCCGACAGCAGCACCAGCCATTTGGGCGCGAACCCAATGAGCCTGAATATAAAGCTGATTGCAGCCGGTATTATTACTACCATTCCGCTGATGCTGTTCGCCGCCGCGTGTAGTCGCCTGCGCCTTTCCACCGTCGGCTTTTTCCAGTATCTCGGTCCAACGCTGATGTTTTTACTGGCGGTGCTTTTTTATGGTGAAACCATCACGCCAGATAAAATGGTGACCTTTGGTTTCATCTGGCTGGCACTGCTGGTGTTTGTCTACGATGCGGTT